A segment of the bacterium genome:
GCACCTCGAGCTGGAGGCCGAAGCTGTAGCTGTGGAAGTCGCCGCCGCTCAGCCGCGCGTAGGCGTCGCGGCGCGGGCCGGCGTACGGCGAGAACGCCGGATCGGGCGGCGGACAGCTGTAGACGTTCGGGGCGAGGAAGGTGCAGCCGCCGGTGTCGCTGTCGCTCAGCACGGGACCGCTGCCGAACGCTCGCGCCCGCCCGACGCCGCTGAGGCCGTTGACGCCATAGCCGCCGACGAGGTCGAGGCGGGGGAGCAGGGCGTTCTGGGCGATCTTCTCCGCGAACTGTCGCGCCTCGACCCCGCGCGACGAGGCGGCGATCTCGGGCCGGTCGGCGAGCGCCGCGTCGAGCGTCTCCTCGAGATCGATCTGGACCTTCTCGGGCTCGGCGTACTCGACCGGCTCGAGCGAGCGCGGGACGAACGTGCCGTTCGGCCGATAGAAGCACAGCTGCGCGAGCTGCTGGCGCGTCACCTCGAGCAGGTTCTGCGCTCGGATGAGGTCGTCCTCGCGCGCCTTCGCATCGGCCTCGGCCTCGAGGATGGCGACGGGCGGCAGCAGTCCGACGTCGACGCGCGCCCGGTTCTCCCGCGTGGTGGTCTCGGCGAGATCGAGCGCCTGCTGGCGGACCTGCACGTTCGCGCGGGCGCCGACGACGTTCAAGTAGGCGCGGATGACGTCGCGCACGAAGTCGGCCAGCTCCGCCTGGAAGGCGTAGACGGCGGCCTCGGCGGTACGCTCCTGCACCCGGACGACGAGATAGGAGAAGTCCCAGCCGAAGTCGCGCAGCAGCGGCTGCACGAGCGAGAAGCCGAGCTGGGGCGTGTACTGGGGGCGCAGCTCGAAGAACTGGGCGTTGTTGTCGAGGCGCTCGTTCAGGAAGTCGAGCTCGAACCGCGTGCCCGTGCGGAACATCTTGCGCAGATGGGCGTTCGCGCTGCGCGTCTCGATCACCGAGGTTTCGGTCTGCGCGAGCGCGCTCGGGTTCGGCGTGATGTCCTTGCCGTAGGCGAGGTCGCCCGCGAGCACCGGGTCGAACTGCGACTGCGCTTCGAGCACCTGCGTCTGCACGCGTGCGGGCTCGAGTCGCCGGGCGGCGATGCGAGGGTTGTTCTCCAGCGCGAGTCCGATCGCCTCCTTCAGGGTGACGGTCTGCGTCTCCTCGTCGCGCGTGGCCGGCACGGGCACGTCGAGCGCGGGACTCGGATCGATGCCGGACTTCCACTGGTCCGGGATCACGGTGAGACGCCAGGGCGACGGCGGCGGCACGGCCGGCGCCTCGCCCGCACGGGCGTGGCCGAGGAGCGCGACCACGCAGAGGACGACGGACGAGAGCAGCACGCCGGACATCCGTGCAGGCGACATTCCGGCGCGGGTTAGTGGATCGACTCGGCGGAGTCAACGCGCAGGGGCGCATGCCGCGTGCCGCGTTTGACACCCACGGAACCCCAACGGACAACGATTGACGGGCCCGAGCGCGGGCGGGGAGGGCGGACGATGCGGATCATGATCGTGTTGGCGCTGCTGGCGGCGCAGCTCGCGGGGGCCGCCGTCGCGCGCGCCAAGACCATCAACGTCGAGTTCAAGTTCACGCCCTACACGGGCGACACGTCCGCCGACCACGTCGAGACGGTGCCCGGCACGGCGACGGTCTACCTGAACGGCATCGTCGTCGCGACGCAGCCGATCGTGAAGGACGAGGTGCCGGTGCTGTTCGATGCGCGCGAGGTGGGTCCGGCCGTCTGGGTCCCGGCCGCGTCGTTCGCGGAGCTGCTGCGCAAGGGCCGCAACACGATCCGCGTGGAGTTCGCGCCGAGCGCCGCCGCGCCGTACACGGCCGAGCTGCGCTGGGCCGAGGTCACGGACCAGGTCTTCGAGGACGAGCGTCCCGGCGGCGGCCGGGCCACGAACCAGGCGAACGAGGGCGTCGCGCGCAAGAAGGGCAGCGGTGCGCTGACCATGAAGCGCGAGTTCCAGGCCGATTTCGCCGTCGAGCGGCCGTGGCACGCCTACCCGCCGGTCACGTCGCTGACCGACGAGGATCGGGAGAAGATCCTGGCGGTGGCGGCCGAGCGCGCGGCGTGGTTCGCGCCGGACTTCGCGGGCATCTACCGGGCGCTCGAGGGCAACGAGCACATCCAGGTTGCGCAGCTGCGTGCCGCGCGCTGCCTCGACCAGGTCT
Coding sequences within it:
- a CDS encoding TolC family protein; the protein is MSPARMSGVLLSSVVLCVVALLGHARAGEAPAVPPPSPWRLTVIPDQWKSGIDPSPALDVPVPATRDEETQTVTLKEAIGLALENNPRIAARRLEPARVQTQVLEAQSQFDPVLAGDLAYGKDITPNPSALAQTETSVIETRSANAHLRKMFRTGTRFELDFLNERLDNNAQFFELRPQYTPQLGFSLVQPLLRDFGWDFSYLVVRVQERTAEAAVYAFQAELADFVRDVIRAYLNVVGARANVQVRQQALDLAETTTRENRARVDVGLLPPVAILEAEADAKAREDDLIRAQNLLEVTRQQLAQLCFYRPNGTFVPRSLEPVEYAEPEKVQIDLEETLDAALADRPEIAASSRGVEARQFAEKIAQNALLPRLDLVGGYGVNGLSGVGRARAFGSGPVLSDSDTGGCTFLAPNVYSCPPPDPAFSPYAGPRRDAYARLSGGDFHSYSFGLQLEVPIDNAAAKSQHTRARIETNQAELNHRELLSQVTLEVRQAVADVLSGRQRIDASRVARELAEENVRNQQKRYEVGMATTKDLLDFQQRLTEARVAEVQAHLDYSISVAQWRRSQGKLLDHYHIVVAPPSRERAPWFALF